One Luteibacter sp. 9135 DNA segment encodes these proteins:
- a CDS encoding Rne/Rng family ribonuclease gives MKRMLINATQREELRVAIVDGQNLYDLDIEIPSREQKKANIYKGRITRVEPSLEACFVDYGAERHGFLPLKEISREYFNPNAEGKSNIRDLLKEGQEIIVQVEKEERGNKGAALTTFISLAGRYMVLMPNNPRAGGVSRRIEGEDRQALKEAMEHLQVPDDMGLIVRTAGMGRDAEELQWDLDYLLQLWKLISGASQSQKAPFLIYQESKLFIRALRDYLRNDIGEILIDEESLYNDARDFVQQVMPNNLRKLKLYQDPTPLFSRYQIESQIDSIFERNVRLPSGGSIVIDQTEALTAIDINSSKATKGSDIEETAFNTNLEAATEIARQLRIRDAGGLIVIDFIDMDSPRHQREVEERLKDALKADRARVQIGRISRFGLLEMSRQRLRPSLGEATQIVCPRCEGHGHIRSVESLALSTLRLIEEHAMKENTGQVLVQAPSSVANFMLNEKRASVVEIELRHNVHVVVVADEKLETPHLEITRIREVDMGEHSKPSYERTTPVVAQALPKMGQALGSGEQPLVTGVVPSSPAPVREEIAEPVAVAVAAAVPRAAAPVAPAAPAGGFFSRLFGSLFGGNAGTQPAPTAQPGPASRRDEARSGGRNERNDRNERGDRNERGNRRDRDDRRGNEGRGRGGEPRQAQGPRKDRDGLPAQGKTQQPRNGNKPAQGRNDAAPRQGDEKAPRQKDPAQQGRQGGRAEASPTGETTGRRERQPRGERQPQGERIEKAANVNIAPDVAAAAPRNPAEKPVTASVVNDDEKLILDADALGVDAVATGEVDSEAPSTDGGKDTEGGQRRRRGRRGGRRRRRQEDGGAVGSADGANGPDDLDDDEVEGEDEAQVGTGRSSASVPPMLDTAAAAENAFAVEAPRHEATRPAPAASIRAPAAVQGDASDDENVPSALTLSSLPKLPPIPGQPTAPAPAPAHPVDSATPADSAPVRTTERRQTESDAPLNTPPPASQAARAPAASDVPAMATETIQPAASPASQPSVLDAPARGMLPTEDGTDDVGTERKPERKPRPAAAVTPAPAAPAVETAPRAEPVRQADAPVAHAPAPAPVQAPAPVQAPAPVKAPAPAEAPAPAAPAPAPAPAESPAPAPTPRAPAPAPTPVPTAVAPASAAVDHVPVDAPAPPAVVTPKSPEASNVSPVSHEPVAPSQPASPAPAQGDLLTRPRQEPSSDKPSSDEKPHGDA, from the coding sequence ATGAAGCGTATGCTTATCAACGCGACTCAGCGCGAAGAGTTGCGTGTGGCCATCGTCGATGGTCAGAACCTCTACGACCTCGATATCGAAATCCCGTCCCGCGAGCAGAAAAAGGCCAATATCTACAAAGGCCGCATCACTCGCGTCGAGCCCTCGCTCGAAGCTTGCTTCGTCGACTACGGCGCCGAGCGCCACGGGTTCCTTCCCCTGAAGGAAATCTCCCGCGAATATTTCAATCCCAACGCGGAAGGCAAGTCGAACATCCGCGATCTCCTCAAGGAAGGCCAGGAGATCATCGTCCAGGTCGAGAAGGAAGAACGTGGCAACAAGGGCGCCGCCCTGACCACCTTCATCAGCCTCGCCGGTCGCTACATGGTACTGATGCCCAACAACCCCCGTGCCGGCGGCGTCTCGCGCCGCATCGAGGGTGAAGACCGCCAGGCCCTCAAGGAGGCCATGGAGCACCTGCAGGTGCCCGACGACATGGGCCTCATCGTGCGCACCGCCGGCATGGGCCGCGACGCCGAGGAACTCCAGTGGGACCTGGACTACCTGCTCCAGCTGTGGAAGTTGATCTCCGGCGCGTCGCAGTCGCAGAAAGCCCCGTTCCTGATCTACCAGGAATCCAAGCTGTTCATCCGCGCCCTGCGCGATTACCTGCGCAACGATATCGGCGAAATCCTGATCGACGAGGAGTCGCTGTACAACGACGCCCGCGACTTCGTCCAGCAGGTGATGCCGAACAACCTGCGCAAGCTCAAGCTCTACCAGGATCCGACCCCGCTGTTCTCGCGGTACCAGATCGAAAGCCAGATCGACAGCATCTTCGAGCGTAACGTGCGCCTGCCCTCGGGCGGCTCCATCGTCATCGACCAGACCGAAGCCCTGACCGCCATCGACATCAACTCGTCGAAGGCCACCAAGGGCAGCGACATCGAAGAGACGGCGTTCAACACCAACCTCGAGGCCGCGACGGAAATCGCCCGTCAGCTGCGCATCCGCGACGCCGGCGGCCTGATCGTCATCGACTTCATCGACATGGACAGCCCGCGCCACCAGCGCGAGGTGGAAGAGCGCCTGAAGGACGCCCTCAAGGCAGACCGCGCCCGCGTCCAGATCGGTCGCATCTCGCGCTTCGGCCTGCTGGAGATGTCCCGCCAGCGCCTGCGCCCCAGCCTGGGCGAAGCCACGCAGATCGTCTGCCCGCGCTGCGAGGGCCACGGCCACATCCGCAGCGTGGAATCGCTGGCGCTGTCCACCCTGCGCCTGATCGAAGAACACGCCATGAAGGAAAACACCGGGCAGGTCCTGGTGCAGGCACCGTCCTCGGTGGCCAACTTCATGCTCAACGAGAAGCGCGCCAGCGTCGTCGAAATCGAGCTGCGCCACAACGTGCACGTGGTGGTGGTCGCCGACGAGAAGCTGGAAACACCGCATCTCGAGATCACCCGCATCCGCGAAGTCGACATGGGCGAGCACAGCAAGCCCAGCTACGAGCGCACCACCCCGGTGGTGGCCCAGGCCCTGCCCAAGATGGGCCAGGCGCTGGGCAGCGGCGAGCAGCCGCTGGTCACGGGCGTCGTACCGTCGTCGCCCGCCCCGGTTCGCGAGGAAATCGCCGAGCCGGTGGCCGTCGCCGTTGCGGCGGCGGTGCCCCGCGCTGCCGCACCGGTCGCGCCTGCCGCCCCCGCGGGTGGCTTCTTCTCGCGCCTGTTCGGCAGCCTGTTCGGCGGCAACGCCGGTACACAGCCCGCGCCCACGGCGCAGCCCGGCCCGGCGTCCCGCCGTGACGAGGCGCGCTCCGGCGGCCGCAATGAGCGAAACGACCGCAACGAACGCGGTGATCGCAACGAGCGTGGCAACCGCCGCGACCGTGACGACCGTCGCGGCAACGAAGGCCGTGGTCGCGGTGGCGAACCGCGCCAGGCGCAGGGTCCGCGCAAGGACCGTGACGGCCTGCCCGCACAGGGCAAGACGCAGCAGCCGCGTAACGGCAACAAGCCGGCACAGGGTCGTAACGACGCCGCGCCGCGCCAGGGTGACGAAAAGGCACCGCGCCAGAAGGATCCCGCACAGCAGGGTCGCCAGGGTGGCCGTGCCGAGGCCTCGCCCACGGGTGAGACCACCGGCCGTCGTGAGCGTCAGCCGCGCGGCGAGCGTCAGCCGCAGGGTGAGCGCATCGAGAAGGCCGCCAACGTCAACATCGCGCCGGACGTCGCTGCCGCCGCCCCGCGCAACCCGGCCGAGAAGCCGGTCACTGCGTCGGTGGTCAACGACGACGAGAAGCTGATCCTCGACGCCGACGCACTGGGCGTCGATGCCGTCGCCACGGGCGAGGTCGACAGCGAAGCGCCTTCCACCGATGGCGGCAAGGATACCGAGGGTGGCCAGCGCCGCCGTCGCGGTCGTCGCGGTGGCCGTCGTCGTCGTCGCCAGGAAGACGGCGGTGCCGTCGGCTCGGCCGATGGTGCCAACGGTCCCGACGATCTCGACGACGACGAGGTTGAGGGTGAGGATGAAGCACAGGTCGGCACGGGCCGTTCCAGCGCCAGCGTGCCGCCCATGCTCGACACCGCTGCCGCGGCCGAGAACGCTTTCGCCGTGGAAGCCCCGCGCCACGAAGCCACCCGTCCCGCCCCGGCCGCTTCGATCCGGGCACCGGCCGCCGTACAGGGCGACGCCTCGGACGACGAAAACGTGCCGTCGGCCCTCACCCTGAGCTCGCTGCCCAAGCTGCCGCCGATTCCGGGCCAGCCCACGGCACCGGCACCGGCACCGGCACACCCGGTCGATAGCGCCACCCCGGCGGACTCCGCCCCGGTCCGCACGACCGAGCGTCGGCAGACCGAATCGGATGCACCGCTGAACACGCCGCCGCCTGCTTCGCAGGCTGCCCGTGCCCCGGCAGCAAGCGACGTACCGGCAATGGCAACCGAGACGATTCAGCCCGCCGCCTCGCCGGCCAGCCAGCCCTCGGTGCTCGATGCGCCTGCGCGTGGCATGCTGCCGACCGAAGACGGCACGGATGACGTCGGGACCGAGCGAAAGCCCGAGCGCAAGCCCCGGCCCGCCGCTGCCGTGACTCCGGCTCCGGCGGCGCCTGCGGTCGAGACGGCACCTCGTGCCGAGCCGGTTCGCCAGGCCGACGCGCCCGTGGCCCACGCGCCGGCGCCGGCTCCGGTCCAGGCTCCGGCCCCGGTGCAAGCACCCGCCCCGGTCAAGGCACCCGCTCCCGCGGAAGCCCCGGCGCCTGCGGCACCGGCACCGGCACCGGCACCCGCGGAGTCTCCGGCACCTGCCCCGACCCCGCGTGCTCCGGCCCCGGCTCCCACGCCAGTGCCGACCGCGGTCGCCCCGGCCTCGGCAGCCGTGGACCATGTGCCGGTCGATGCCCCGGCACCGCCCGCCGTGGTCACGCCGAAGTCGCCCGAGGCATCCAACGTCTCGCCGGTGTCCCACGAACCGGTGGCTCCATCGCAGCCGGCTTCGCCGGCACCGGCCCAGGGCGACCTGCTGACGCGCCCGCGTCAGGAGCCGTCGTCCGACAAGCCCTCGTCCGACGAAAAGCCGCACGGCGACGCGTGA
- a CDS encoding RluA family pseudouridine synthase, translated as MQTATSLDGGQGVRIVEIGPERDGQRVDNALLTLLKGVPRSLVYRILRTGQVRINGKRAKPETRLAAGDMLRIPPVRVAERDETVAPSGMVRAVADSVIFEDKHFLVIDKPVGIAAHGGSGVSHGAIELLRAARPTEHLELVHRLDRDTSGVLVLARSRPGLTGLQALIRENEVTKQYLCLMTGTPRKAKFDVNAPLLKSVMHGGERLVRVDDGGKPSLTFFQEMEQYPGSRLMQATLGTGRTHQIRVHAQYVGHPLAGDPKYGDEEANKRLRAKGLKRMFLHAARMSFDLGGKNYDFSSPLPDDLKVFLNNLRG; from the coding sequence ATGCAGACGGCAACTTCCCTCGACGGCGGCCAAGGTGTGCGCATCGTCGAAATCGGACCCGAGCGGGATGGTCAGCGCGTGGACAACGCCCTGCTCACCCTCCTGAAGGGGGTGCCGCGCAGTCTCGTCTATCGCATCCTCCGAACCGGTCAGGTCCGCATCAATGGCAAGCGCGCCAAGCCGGAAACGCGCCTGGCCGCTGGCGACATGCTGCGTATTCCGCCTGTGCGCGTCGCGGAGCGCGATGAGACGGTGGCTCCCTCCGGCATGGTGAGGGCCGTGGCCGACTCGGTCATCTTCGAGGACAAGCACTTCCTCGTGATCGACAAGCCCGTGGGCATCGCCGCTCATGGCGGCAGCGGGGTCAGCCACGGGGCGATCGAACTGCTGCGCGCGGCGCGCCCCACGGAGCACCTGGAACTGGTTCACCGGCTGGACCGGGACACCAGCGGCGTGCTGGTGCTGGCGCGTTCCCGCCCGGGCCTGACCGGCCTGCAGGCGCTGATCCGCGAGAACGAGGTGACCAAGCAATACCTCTGCCTGATGACCGGCACGCCGCGCAAGGCCAAGTTCGACGTCAACGCGCCGCTGCTGAAGTCGGTCATGCACGGCGGCGAGCGCCTGGTGCGGGTGGACGACGGCGGCAAGCCGTCGCTCACCTTCTTCCAGGAGATGGAGCAGTACCCCGGCTCGCGCCTCATGCAGGCCACGCTGGGCACGGGGCGCACCCACCAGATCCGCGTGCACGCCCAGTATGTCGGGCATCCGCTGGCGGGCGATCCCAAGTACGGCGACGAGGAAGCCAACAAGCGGCTGCGGGCCAAGGGGTTGAAACGGATGTTCCTGCACGCCGCGCGCATGAGTTTCGA